Proteins co-encoded in one Lacerta agilis isolate rLacAgi1 chromosome 6, rLacAgi1.pri, whole genome shotgun sequence genomic window:
- the LOC117048991 gene encoding opsin-5-like — protein MENASSSSAFLSTLSEGEDLVFGSLYTLFGVVSLFGNSLLLLVAYRKRAVLKPAEFFIVNLAISDVGMTATLFPLATPSFFAHRWLFNHAMCTFYAFCGVLFGLCSLTSLTALSTVCCMKVCYPAYGNKFSPACAGALLSCVWVYALIFAVAPLANWGSYGPEPYGTACCIKWKVSTRETKFYIGALFVFCYIIPCLLILISYSLILWTVKVSRRAVRQHMSSRTKANSVHTLIVKLSVSVCIGFLAAWTPYAIVAMWSAFGDASQVPVLAFALSAVFAKSSATYNPLVYLFFKPNFQKFLSKDLSLLQAVCAVFCCSRPRVITLQSFHTRDGRASMKFSTAFTDHRGSCRNCTDTFECFSNYPRCYRLTPKSDTTAKAKPLAILADGTTCRPSLKRTVQVMVLVTRKKTGMGTRNVAGDVLPSNIVRDLM, from the exons GTGTAGTCTCTCTCTTTGGAAACTCTCTCCTGCTGCTGGTAGCTTATCGGAAGAGAGCCGTCCTGAAACCTGCCGAATTCTTCATCGTGAACCTTGCCATCAGCGATGTGGGCATGACCGCAACCCTCTTCCCTCTGGCCACGCCATCCTTCTTTGCACACAG GTGGCTGTTCAACCATGCTATGTGCACTTTCTATGCCTTTTGTGGAGTTCTCTTTGGCCTGTGCAGTCTTACCAGCCTGACAGCCCTGAGTACCGTTTGCTGTATGAAAGTCTGTTATCCGGCATATG GCAATAAGTTCTCTCCCGCATGTGCTGGGGCACTGCTATCCTGCGTCTGGGTTTACGCCCTCATCTTTGCAGTGGCCCCTCTGGCCAACTGGGGCAGCTATGGGCCAGAGCCCTACGGGACGGCTTGCTGCATCAAGTGGAAAGTGTCCACCAGAGAAACAAAGTTCTACATCGGGGCCCTCTTTGTCTTCTGCTACATCATCCCTTGCCTCCTGATCCTCATCTCTTACTCCCTCATCCTGTGGACTGTGAAAGTGTCCCGAAGAGCCGTCAGGCAGCATATGTCCTCGCGGACCAAAGCCAACAGCGTCCACACTCTGATCGTTAAG ctTAGTGTTTCTGTGTGCATTGGATTTCTTGCCGCTTGGACCCCCTACGCTATTGTTGCCATGTGGTCAGCATTTGGCGATGCCAGCCAGGTGCCAGTCCTGGCCTTTGCCCTCTCTGCTGTGTTTGCCAAGTCTTCGGCAACCTACAACCCTCTGGTTTATCTGTTCTTCAAGCCCAACTTCCAGAAGTTCCTTTCCAAGGACCTGTCCCTGTTGCAAGCTGTCTGTGCCGTCTTCTGCTGCAGCCGGCCGAGGGTTATCACCCTCCAGTCCTTCCACACCCGAGATGGCCGGGCTTCCATGAAGTTCTCCACCGCTTTTACCGACCACCGTGGATCCTGCAGGAACTGCACGGACACTTTTGAATGTTTCAGTAACTATCCCCGGTGCTACAGGCTCACGCCGAAGTCGGACACGACCGCCAAGGCCAAGCCGCTGGCGATCCTGGCGGACGGAACAACTTGCCGGCCAAGTCTGAAGAGAACCGTGCAGGTCATGGTGCTCGTGACAAGGAAGAAGACCGGGATGGGGACAAGAAATGTGGCTGGGGATGTTCTGCCTTCAAATATTGTCAGAGATCTTATGTGA